One window of the Rhipicephalus microplus isolate Deutch F79 chromosome 2, USDA_Rmic, whole genome shotgun sequence genome contains the following:
- the LOC142784198 gene encoding uncharacterized protein LOC142784198 — MQALATIGTCRAFLCFSEFTMDNSKKRDFRARKFASKNKYQGRRRKLKRKAAVEECEPRATRPNQGSGDTAACGNFDEIDAVIKFISASDKKIEQFESERTKSVCGSVSGVFCDIGALTSMVSRAVCPTCHTAGLVVRDTASKRKGLSSFLELHCDNSECPESVVSAAHSSRRVLPERQPTDAGDDWSYRSGSSRDSFAVNVKVVVDARAIGIGHEQLSRFCAILGLPIPMHHKTFIAIGKKVHAAATKAVQENLAKARMITKEKVDGADVAVMYDGTWQKRGHKSHNGIGTAVSVDTGLCLDFEVLSNYCLACSRHQDLGDEEEIWQAFHTPVCEKNTECSSHAMETEAALRIWGRTSSYTTPLCFTKFLSDGDSKAYTAVAEAKVYGEAVVDKEECTNHVAKRLGTALRKLPTRLPRGEKLTDGTIQKLQNYYRISITNNRGDILKMHRAIWASYFHSSWSNTAGSHRYCPEGATSWCKHRRAEALGEAPPDHTPILTKAQGLAVLPIYKRLTDEKLLVRCIQGKTQNAAESLNSKIWLLCPKTKFASRTTVETAAAMAVLWFNKGHSSFEHVLEELGVVPPDQLITLGQSRDQRRIERMSACETAEARAHRRNVAKKARLDDSLLKRREGSTYGAGQF; from the exons ATGCAAG CGCTTGCGACGATCGGCACTTGCCGTGCGTTTCTATGTTTTTCCGAGTTTACCATGGATAACTCGAAGAAGCGAGACTTCCGAGCACgaaagtttgcaagcaagaacaagtaccaagggcgtcgacgtaaactgaagcgcaaagcagcggtagaagaatgcgagccgcgggccactaggcctaatcaaggcagcggggatacggcggcttgcgggaactttgacgaaatcgacgccgtgatcaagttcatcagcgcatcagacaaaaagattgaacagttcgaaagcgaaagaacgaagagtgtttgtggctctgtgagcggagtattttgtgacatcggcgcactgacatcgatggtaagccgtgctgtttgtccaacatgccacaccgctggactcgtcgttcgcgacaccgcaagtaaacgtaagggcctctcttcgttcctcgagttgcactgtgataacagtgagtgtcctgagtcagtggtttctgccgcgcatagttcgcggcgtgttctgccggaaagacagcccaccgatgccggtgatgactggagctaccgaagcggcagctcgcgcgacagcttcgctgtcaatgtAAAGGTAGTTGTGGATGCGCGTGCAATAGGCATTGGGcatgaacagctgtcgcgtttttgcgctattcttggactgccaatacctatgcatcataagacttttattgcaatcggcaaaaaagttcatgctgcagctaccaaagctgtgcaagaaaacctggcgaaagcgcggatgataactaaagagaaagtggatggggctgatgttgctgtcatgtatgatggcacatggcaaaaaagagggcacaagagccacaatggcatcggcactgctgtgtctgtggacactggtttgtgcctagatTTTGAAGTGCTATCTAATTATTGCCTTGCCTGTagccggcaccaggacttgggtgatgaggaagaaatatggcaagcattccacacacctgtctgcgaaaaaaatacagagtgctcctctcatgccatggagactgaggcagctttgcgcatatggggcaggacatcctcatacacaacaccattgtgcttcaccaagttcctcagtgatggggacagcaaagcttataccgctgtcgctgaggccaaggtatatggtgaagctgttgtagacaaggaggagtgcacaaaccatgtggccaagcgtctaggcactgcacttcggaaactgccaacacgacttccacgaggggaaaagctgacagatggcacaattcagaagctgcagaactattaccgtatttcaatcacaaacaacagaggtgatattctgaaaatgcatcgtgccatctgggcctcatatttccattcatcatggagcaacacagcaggcagccaccgatactgtccagaaggggcgacttcctggtgcaagcataggcgagccgaagcgcttggggaggccccacccgaccacacaccaatcttgaccaaggctcaaggattggctgtgcttcccatttacaagcggctcacagatgaaaagttgctggtgcgttgtatccaagggaagacccaaaacgctgcagaatctttgaacagcaaaatctggttgttgtgtccgaagactaagtttgcctcccggacaacagtggaaactgcagctgctatggccgtgttgtggttcaataaaggacattcaagctttgaacacgtgctagaggagcttggtgtagtcccaccagatcaactgatcaccctgggccaatcccgcgaccagaggagaatcgaaagaatgtctgcgtgtgaaacagccgaggcaagggcccatcggcggaacgtggcaaagaaagcgcgccttgatgactcccttctcaagcggcgagaaggatccacatatggagcaggacaattttag